Below is a genomic region from Treponema sp. OMZ 798.
TCCCTATAAGCCGTTTCCCAGTTCTCGGTTTCTTTTACGAGGACCTTGCCGTTGTCTGCATAAAAATTTTGATAATCATTCATTCCTAAAAAAATTACGGCAATATCATAGGGTTCATTCTTACTTTCTTCAAACACATTCTTTAATTTTTTAGGCCAGTTATAGTAATCGCTTCTTATAAAACCTGAGGAGTGAACGGAAATTTCTTTTACCTTTATCGAAGAATTTTGACCCGTAAGCCTTAAAAAACCTGCAGCAATGCTGTGCATTTGAGAATCTCCTATCATTAGGATACGCAAGGGTTTTTCGGTATTATAGGTATAAACCTTTTTAGGTTCATCAGCCTTTTCTGCCTCTCCTTCTTTGGAGGCAGTTTCGGATATATCTTCTTTTTTTAGCTCTAATGCTTTTTGCTCAAGCCTCAGCTTTTCAAGTTCTGCAATTCTAAGCTGTTCGAGAATTTTTAGCTTATCTAAAAGAATATTTAAATTTTCGAGTTTTACTTCAAGCTCATCTACCATTTTTTTTACGGCTGCGGTATCTTCCGGTTTTGATTCCTCGGATAAACCGTTTCTTGCAGTTTCCAAGTCTTTTTGCAGACTGTCTATGGGAGATTTTTCATTTTGAGGTTTATCGATATTCTCTCCTATGTTCTCTAAGACTAAAAGCTTTTCCCTGCGGATTAATTCTTCCGAATCCATATAATAAAAAGAATCCCAATCACTTAGCCCTTCAAGACCTGCATAGCGCAAAAACAGAATCCTTGCAGAAGGAATAATATTATCCAGTTTCAGTTGTTGCGACAAACCAGAAACAGGTTTCACAACAGTCTTAAACACTTCTGCAGCATAAGGATTTTTTATTTTAGATGAAAAATCGTCTAAGGATTTACCTAGGAGCAGCATAAAGAAAAAAATACAAAGTAAAAAAAACAAAAGAGCCTTGTTGGCAGAATAAAAGAAAGATTTTTTATTTTTAGGTTTTATTTTAAGAGAAAAAACATCATTTATTTTTTTTATTGTATCTTTTAGCTTCATATGTTAACCCTCACCTAAAACGCAAAATAGATAAACGGGGGGATGCCCGAAGTTGAAACCGCATAAACGGCAGCTAAAAAACTTACGGTGATAACAACTTTGAAAATCATCGGAAGACGGCTATATATCGTAAAAGCTTTTTTTCTTAAACTTTCCGAAGGAAGCTGTAAAATAAGACCTGCAAAAAAGATTAAAAGAATAAAGGGACTTATAATTTGAAAGGGCTGAGACACATTTCCCAAGGATCGTAAATATAAATTCAGTTCCGATAGAGATGACGAAAAAAACACAAGCCAGCTGATATTTATAAATATAAAGACCGGTATAATTTTCAAAAAATCAAAACCTTTTTTTACATTTTGTTTTTCACCTAAAGGCTCTCCTCCTAAGGCTTTCTTTTTTTTCACTTCTGAAAAAATTCTCTCGATACAAAGCATTGTTCCCTGCATCGCTCCCCAAATCAAAAAGGTCCATGAAGCTCCATGCCAAAGACCTGCAATGAGCATCGTAAAAAAAAGCGCAAAAAGAGCCCGAGCAAGGCCAAAACGGGAGCCGCCTAAGCCGAAATAAAGGTAGTCGCGAAGCCATGAAGAAAAGCTTATATGCCACCTTCTCCAAAATTCGGTGATTGACTTTGAAACATAGGGGCGGTTAAAGTTTGCAGGGGTATTAAAGCCTAAAAGAATGCCTATACCTATCGCCATGTCGCTGTATCCCGAAAAATCGGCATAGATAATAATCGTATAACATAGCACCCCAAAAATGAGCTCCCATGTATTATAAAATGAAGGATTTGCAAAAATTTTATCTGTCACAAGGATGGTTAAAAAATTTGAAATTATCATTTTTTTATAAAGACCTGAAATTAAAAGCACAATTGCATTGTCGAAGGCTATGGGCCTTGCTCCTTTTTCATTGTCACAGTTAAGAGCTCTCGGAAGGTCCTTAAAAAAATATTCGGCCTGAACAATGGGGCCTGAGGACAGCTGGGGGAAAAACGATACATAGAGTAAAAAATCCCAAAAAGACTTGACATGCCTTATCTTACAAAGATAGATATCAAAGACATAGCTCATGCATCGGAAGGTATAATAAGAAATACCTACAGGAAGTAAAAGAGACCAAGAGCGTACATGGCTTAAAAAAGGCGATACTGAGTACATATCGGGAAAAAAGGTATTTAAATACGAAAGCAGTCCGTAAAGGTATTTAAAAAATCCCAAATACAAAATATCGAGAATGCAGATAATGATTACGATAGCCTTTCTGGGTACGTAATTTTTTTCTTTATCGATAAGAAAGCCGTAAAAATAATTTATAAGGGTAAAAACAAAAAGCAGGATACAAAAACGCCAATCCCACATCGCATAGAAAAAATAAGAGGCGGCCGTCAAAAGTATTTTCCGTTCTTTTTCCTGCCTAAAAATATACCAGTATAAAAAAAACACTGAGAGAAAAAATACGGCAAACGAAATCGTAGGAAAAAACATTGGTTTAAGTCTAAATTACCTATTACGGGAAGGTAACAGGCTTATTTGCCATCTTACGCTGAATCTCTGCAGCCCTGGAAGCAGGCATCAAAGAAAACCAATAAGCAACCGAAGAGTTTTTACCTTCCTCTATTGCCATCTTTTCTACGGCTCTAAGCACATCTATTACATCCTGATCATCCATCGAAAGGAGGTTGGCAACAGCCTTTTCAGGAGGCATACCGTTAATATATTTTGCTATTTGAACTATATTGGCTTCACGGGAATCCCGCTCCACCATTAAAAGGTTAAAATTCTTTTCTTTTTCTTCTATAGCCAGCCTGCGGTCATCCAGTTCCTCGGCAACCTGTTTATTTTCATTTTCTTTCGATTGAACATCTTCTTCCCGTTTATCCAGTTCCTGCGATCGGACTTCCAAAGCCAAAAGACGTTTTTCGTAGCGGTCATTTTCCAAATCAGCCATCTCATCGGCATCTAATGGAGCAATACCTTCAGCAGTTTTTAAGCCGAAAAGGGAGTAAACAGGAGAAAACAAAGTCCGTGAGCTGATTAGACCTAAATAGTCAAACCACAATAGGCCTCCGAACACGAGTAAAATAATCAATATTAAAAGAACAATAATTCGTCCTATAGTTCCGCTTCTTCTCAAAACTTTTACCTCCCATAAAAATTTTTTAAAACTCGTCAGATAAACAGAGAGGCACCATTTGTGCCGAACTGTTTATCAAACCTCCTATACAATATCGGAAAAACTTTTTCTAAGGTTAATGCTTATACAGATACTGAAAATATTCCATGTCGGTTGAAAGAATTTTTTCGGTCTCGGGCAAGGAATTTTTATAAATTTCCATGCTCTTCCAAAAGCTGTAAAATTCGGGAGACTTGCCGTAGCTTTCGGCATAGATTGCAACAGCCTTTGCATCCGCATCGCCCTTTATCCTTTCAGCTTCGGCATAGGCCTGAGACAAGATAGTCCGTTTTTCGTTTTCCAATTCCCCTAAGATTTTAAGTTTTTCGCCGTCACCCGTAGACCTAAAAGTTCCTGCAATCTGGTTTCTTTCCTTTATCATTCGGCTGAACACGGAATTTTCAAGCTCATCCGAATACTTAATTCCTTTAAAAATAAGGTCAACCACTTCCAAACCGAATTCTCCAAGCTGGCTGTTTGCCCTCTTTAAAATCTCATCTGCAAGAGCTTCCCGGCCTTTTTTTATCACAGGAAAGCCAACCTTTTCGGTTTTTATCGAGCCTAGATCAACTTCGGCATTTTCAAGGTTAAACTCTTCATTGTTTTTGCTTTCATTTATAATATTGGAACTTCGAACAACGTCGGCAAGACTGTTCACCGAAATAATGTCTCTAACCGATGAATCTACAATATCCGAAAGGCGGGAATAAGCACTTTCATAGGTGGTAAGAGATTCATAAAACTTTTTTACGTCAACTATACGCCATCGGCTGGTGGTATCTACTTTGAGATATTGTTTTTCTAAAGTAAGAATTTTTTGAGGATCACCGTCCAAGCGCAGGAGCTTAGCCGTATACTTGTTTACGGTATGAATTAAGGGCATTTTAAAATGAAGGCCGGCTTCTTTTTCGGTCTTTACAACAGCACCGAATTTTGTGATGATGGCAACATTTCCCTCATTTAAAATATAAAAAGGCTTTAAGAATAAAAATAAAACAATTATAATAACTGCAAAGAAAAACCATCCGAGTCCTTTTTTATCTTTTTTTGTTTTTTCGGGCTTTATCTTATTTTTGGAAGAAGATTTTTCATATTGAACATCTTCAGCATTTACATTTTCATAGTTTTCCATAAAATCAATTTCCTCCCTTATTTAAATCTTTTAAAGGTAAAAAGCTTTTTAAGTTTTTATCTATGAGCGTAACGTTTTCATTATTTTTAAAAATAGAATCCAAAGTCTCAAGGTAGAGCCTTCTTCTCGTAATGTCGGGAGCCTTTACATATTCGGAATAAACGGCATTAAATCGGGCAACATCACCCTTAGCCTTGTTTATCCTTTCGGAAGCATAACCTCTTGCTTCTTCAATCATCTTTTGAGCTTCACCCTTTGCCTTAGGAATTTCCTTATTATAGGCTTCTTTTCCTTCGTTTATTAGCCTATTCATATCTTGAATTGCGATGTTTACGTCCTCGAAGGCAGCTTGAACTTCCTCAGGCGGAACAATGTTTTGCAGCTGAACCGATGAAACGGAAATCCCAAGTCCCATCTGCTTATATTTTTCATTCATTTTTTCTTGAGCCAAAACTGCGATGCTGTCGCGGTCCAAGCTGATTATGTCCATAATAGCCCTGTCGCCCACCAAACTGTTGACAACGGATTTTGAAACATCTCTGACTGTTTTATTTCTTTGAGATTCTTCTACATTAAAAAGCCAGGCCTTAGGATCAACTATTTTATACTGAATAACCCATTCAACATTTATAATGTTTAGGTCTCCTGTAAGCATCGAAGATTCGTGAAGCATTGAATTTTGATATTCGCTTCTTTCTCCCGACCGCGATGTTCTAAATCCGAATTCTTCCTTTTGAACGGTCTTAATAGGAACCTTATAAACTTGATCTACAAAGGGAATTACAAAGTTAAGCCCCGGAGCAAGGGTCCTTGTATATTTACCGAAACGGGTAACAACTCCGTTATCTGTTGTAGGGATAACCTTTATCCCCGAAAAGGCTATAAGAGCTATAACTATCAATACTATTATTGTACGTAAAGCTCCAAAAACCCTTGAAGGGTCAACCTTTTTTTGCTTCATTTTTTTCCTCCATGAAGAATTTATTTTTTTTCTTTCTAAAAACCTTAATTTTTAGAAACCGTACTTAACACTTCAGATTTTTCTTTTTCAAGTTCAGCCAATTTTAATTCAAGCTTCGCCTGTTTTTCACGCTTGCAATAAGGGCACTCAAAATGCTCGCCCTCAAGATAGCCGTGAATTGGGCATATCGAAAATGTCGGCGAAATTGAAAAATAAGGAATACGGTAATTGTTAGCAACAGCCTTAACCAGATCCCTGCATGATTCCCAATCCTTTATAGACTCGCCCAAGAAGATATGAAAAACCGTTCCGCCCGTATACTTACGCTGTAAACTTTCTTGATGATCCAAGGCTTCAAATACATCTGTAGTGTAGGCAACCGGAAGCTGACTTGAATTGGTGTAATAAGGCTCGGCATCCCCTGAAGTTATTATATCGGGAAACTGATTTTTATCGTGGCGTGCGAGTCTGTAAGAGGTACTCTCTGCCGGAGTGGCTTCAAGGTTGAACAAGCTGCCTGTTTCTTCCTGGAAGTCGGCAAGGCGGTTTCTCATGTATGTTAAAACCTTTTCGGCAAAGGCCTTTCCTCTTGCACTCACAATATCCTCTCCCAAAAAGTTTAAGCAGGACTCGTTCATACCGCAAATTCCTATAGTCGAAAAGTGGTTATTTAAATGATGTAAATATCTTTTTGTATAAGGGAAAAGGCCGCCTTCCAAGAGCTTTTCGATTACCTTACGCTTCATCTCAAGGCTTTGCTTTGCTATATCCATAAGATAGTCCAATCGGTCAAAATAGTCCTTTTCGGTTTTTGCGAGATATCCTATTTGAGGCATGTTGATGGTAACAACCCCTATGGAGCCTGTAAACTCATCCGAACCGAAAAGACCGCCTCCTCTTTTACGCAGTTCCCTTTTATCCAGTTGAAGCCGGCAACACATAGAACGGACATCCCCCGGGTTTAAGTCGGAATTTATAAAGTTTTGAAAATAAGGCGTACCGTACCGGGCAGTCATCTCAAAAAGCAATTTTGCATTAGGGCTTGTCCAATCAAAATCTGAAGTTATATTATAAGTCGGAATAGGATACTGAAAACCTCGGCCTGCGGCATCCCCTTCAAGCATGAGCTCGATAAAGAGCTTGTTTATCATATCCATTTCTTTTTGACAGTCACCGTAGGTAAAGTCTTGAGTCTCGCCTCCGACAACGGCCTTTTGGTTTGCAAGGTCGGGAGGGCAGACCCAGTCCAAGGTTATGTTTGTAAAGGGAGCTTGAGAGCCCCAGCGGCTCGGAGTGTTTACACCGTAAACAAAACTTTGAAGACATTGCTTTACGCTTGCTTCGTTCATGTTATCCTTTTTTACGAAGGGAGCCAAATAGGTATCAAAGGAGCTGAAGGCCTGAGCTCCGGCCCACTCGTTTTGCATAATGCCTAAAAAGTTGACTATCTGCTGAATAAGAGTCGATAAATGCTTGGGAGGCTTTGAGGTAATCTTATCCGGAACTCCGCCCAAGCCCTCGTGGATAAGCTGACGCAAAGACCAGCCGGCACAATAGCCTGAAAACATTGAAAGGTCATGGATATGAAAGGCTGCCGTTATATGGGCTTCAGCAATTGCAGGCGTATATATATTTTTAAGCCAATAGTTTGCCGTAATGGTTCCTGAGTTATGAAGAATAAGACCGCCCAATGAAAAATTTACATTGGCATTTTCTTTTACGCGCCAGTCGGATTGGCTTAAATAGCCGTCCATGGTGCTGTTGATATTGAGCATGAGGCTTTCCGCATCCCGCACAGCCTCCCTCTTTGCCCTGTAAAGAATATAAGCCTTTGCAAGGCGGGCTTCCTGCTGTTCTATTAAAACAAGTTCGACAACATCCTGAATTTCTTCGATTGCAGGGATAGAATGGGCATAGCGTGAAGCCATAATGGCTTTAAGCTTTTCTTCGACCTTGTCGGTTAAAAAAGCAGCCTTTTCGTCATTCGGGCTTCCTTCAACAGCAGCTATA
It encodes:
- a CDS encoding DUF459 domain-containing protein, which produces MKLKDTIKKINDVFSLKIKPKNKKSFFYSANKALLFFLLCIFFFMLLLGKSLDDFSSKIKNPYAAEVFKTVVKPVSGLSQQLKLDNIIPSARILFLRYAGLEGLSDWDSFYYMDSEELIRREKLLVLENIGENIDKPQNEKSPIDSLQKDLETARNGLSEESKPEDTAAVKKMVDELEVKLENLNILLDKLKILEQLRIAELEKLRLEQKALELKKEDISETASKEGEAEKADEPKKVYTYNTEKPLRILMIGDSQMHSIAAGFLRLTGQNSSIKVKEISVHSSGFIRSDYYNWPKKLKNVFEESKNEPYDIAVIFLGMNDYQNFYADNGKVLVKETENWETAYRDKIKTHLDVLFANTKKVYWLGMPVVRDKIYNAQLLYIEDLHKKIASEYSEIILKKFSLSSIVPGDGVPYTDTLKNAEGKKIRLMKDDGHHYTISGGEYIMSSFLELLYKDWDLEPCKP
- a CDS encoding MBOAT family protein yields the protein MFFPTISFAVFFLSVFFLYWYIFRQEKERKILLTAASYFFYAMWDWRFCILLFVFTLINYFYGFLIDKEKNYVPRKAIVIIICILDILYLGFFKYLYGLLSYLNTFFPDMYSVSPFLSHVRSWSLLLPVGISYYTFRCMSYVFDIYLCKIRHVKSFWDFLLYVSFFPQLSSGPIVQAEYFFKDLPRALNCDNEKGARPIAFDNAIVLLISGLYKKMIISNFLTILVTDKIFANPSFYNTWELIFGVLCYTIIIYADFSGYSDMAIGIGILLGFNTPANFNRPYVSKSITEFWRRWHISFSSWLRDYLYFGLGGSRFGLARALFALFFTMLIAGLWHGASWTFLIWGAMQGTMLCIERIFSEVKKKKALGGEPLGEKQNVKKGFDFLKIIPVFIFINISWLVFFSSSLSELNLYLRSLGNVSQPFQIISPFILLIFFAGLILQLPSESLRKKAFTIYSRLPMIFKVVITVSFLAAVYAVSTSGIPPFIYFAF
- a CDS encoding periplasmic-type flagellar collar protein FlbB codes for the protein MRRSGTIGRIIVLLILIILLVFGGLLWFDYLGLISSRTLFSPVYSLFGLKTAEGIAPLDADEMADLENDRYEKRLLALEVRSQELDKREEDVQSKENENKQVAEELDDRRLAIEEKEKNFNLLMVERDSREANIVQIAKYINGMPPEKAVANLLSMDDQDVIDVLRAVEKMAIEEGKNSSVAYWFSLMPASRAAEIQRKMANKPVTFP
- the hflC gene encoding protease modulator HflC, with the protein product MENYENVNAEDVQYEKSSSKNKIKPEKTKKDKKGLGWFFFAVIIIVLFLFLKPFYILNEGNVAIITKFGAVVKTEKEAGLHFKMPLIHTVNKYTAKLLRLDGDPQKILTLEKQYLKVDTTSRWRIVDVKKFYESLTTYESAYSRLSDIVDSSVRDIISVNSLADVVRSSNIINESKNNEEFNLENAEVDLGSIKTEKVGFPVIKKGREALADEILKRANSQLGEFGLEVVDLIFKGIKYSDELENSVFSRMIKERNQIAGTFRSTGDGEKLKILGELENEKRTILSQAYAEAERIKGDADAKAVAIYAESYGKSPEFYSFWKSMEIYKNSLPETEKILSTDMEYFQYLYKH
- a CDS encoding ribonucleoside triphosphate reductase, translating into MEEKTTNQTVFPEWKSFLGTMEKAKPEILRSVVKRSGEIEAYNRKKIEKAINKAIAAVEGSPNDEKAAFLTDKVEEKLKAIMASRYAHSIPAIEEIQDVVELVLIEQQEARLAKAYILYRAKREAVRDAESLMLNINSTMDGYLSQSDWRVKENANVNFSLGGLILHNSGTITANYWLKNIYTPAIAEAHITAAFHIHDLSMFSGYCAGWSLRQLIHEGLGGVPDKITSKPPKHLSTLIQQIVNFLGIMQNEWAGAQAFSSFDTYLAPFVKKDNMNEASVKQCLQSFVYGVNTPSRWGSQAPFTNITLDWVCPPDLANQKAVVGGETQDFTYGDCQKEMDMINKLFIELMLEGDAAGRGFQYPIPTYNITSDFDWTSPNAKLLFEMTARYGTPYFQNFINSDLNPGDVRSMCCRLQLDKRELRKRGGGLFGSDEFTGSIGVVTINMPQIGYLAKTEKDYFDRLDYLMDIAKQSLEMKRKVIEKLLEGGLFPYTKRYLHHLNNHFSTIGICGMNESCLNFLGEDIVSARGKAFAEKVLTYMRNRLADFQEETGSLFNLEATPAESTSYRLARHDKNQFPDIITSGDAEPYYTNSSQLPVAYTTDVFEALDHQESLQRKYTGGTVFHIFLGESIKDWESCRDLVKAVANNYRIPYFSISPTFSICPIHGYLEGEHFECPYCKREKQAKLELKLAELEKEKSEVLSTVSKN
- the hflK gene encoding FtsH protease activity modulator HflK gives rise to the protein MKQKKVDPSRVFGALRTIIVLIVIALIAFSGIKVIPTTDNGVVTRFGKYTRTLAPGLNFVIPFVDQVYKVPIKTVQKEEFGFRTSRSGERSEYQNSMLHESSMLTGDLNIINVEWVIQYKIVDPKAWLFNVEESQRNKTVRDVSKSVVNSLVGDRAIMDIISLDRDSIAVLAQEKMNEKYKQMGLGISVSSVQLQNIVPPEEVQAAFEDVNIAIQDMNRLINEGKEAYNKEIPKAKGEAQKMIEEARGYASERINKAKGDVARFNAVYSEYVKAPDITRRRLYLETLDSIFKNNENVTLIDKNLKSFLPLKDLNKGGN